One genomic window of bacterium includes the following:
- a CDS encoding DUF151 domain-containing protein: MDVAGISLFPPFQGYGIILKERKPEGRWFPIFIGPAEAQTISTLLRGQKYERPMTYDMFQSIIVAASVSVLKVSIIELKNNTFFAEIDLQCGDDVKTIDARPSDAIALALKTGAPIYVAKKILDETGFTGEIGEPPEKPSNLLTDEDETDVTRLQVKLEELVTQERYEEAAVLRDRIRELTKQEQTEQG, encoded by the coding sequence ATGGACGTTGCGGGGATCTCGCTATTTCCCCCGTTCCAAGGGTACGGCATCATCTTGAAGGAACGGAAACCGGAAGGGCGTTGGTTCCCAATATTTATCGGACCAGCGGAAGCGCAGACGATTTCGACATTATTGCGCGGCCAAAAATACGAACGACCGATGACCTACGATATGTTTCAATCGATCATTGTCGCAGCGTCGGTATCAGTATTGAAAGTCTCGATAATCGAACTAAAGAACAATACGTTTTTTGCCGAAATCGATTTGCAATGCGGCGACGATGTGAAGACCATCGACGCTCGCCCATCCGATGCAATCGCATTAGCGCTGAAAACCGGAGCACCGATTTATGTCGCTAAGAAAATTCTGGACGAAACCGGATTTACGGGTGAAATCGGGGAACCACCGGAAAAACCAAGCAATTTACTTACTGATGAGGATGAGACCGACGTTACCCGGCTACAGGTGAAATTGGAAGAATTGGTAACGCAAGAGCGGTACGAAGAGGCAGCGGTACTACGCGACCGCATTCGCGAATTAACTAAGCAAGAGCAAACCGAGCAAGGTTGA